One Glandiceps talaboti chromosome 20, keGlaTala1.1, whole genome shotgun sequence genomic region harbors:
- the LOC144450580 gene encoding solute carrier family 23 member 2-like — protein sequence MELEPVAYRLDMNNKALDIDLNEIKDLDENLTTVVNTDEEKDFQDQVRKLELKYAVDDIPPWYECFSFGFQQCVMLMSTNLVKPFLLIDILCVPEEERGILFGHLFSAITFAGAVGTFLQCTFGTRLPIIQGNAFTYYIPALLIMNLPQWKCALTEPSSVNGTINASNSDVTTSDRMREIQGAVVIAGLFQTLLGLSGLFGLLLRFIGPLTIAPTVCLLGLTISLSALNDVSKHWGIAFMTVCLVLIFSQYLDKVNVPYPTFSKGTGCTRGYSRLFALYSILFAICISWFFCWILTLTNVFTDDKTDPSYQARTDRNSKSVAGIPWVWFPVPLRWGSPTFGVAAIVGMCCGVLVSTIESIGDYYAAAKLSGVPPPPSHAVNRGISTEGIAGIIAGVWGSLGLTSYSANIGAMAITRVSSRRVFQYVSLIALSFALFGKIAAIMSTVPAPVMGGILLVNSGLMFAVGAANLQYVNMNMPRNLSIFGFAIVTGLIIPEYFMANDDIIDTGVLEIDQVFSVLLTTRMFVAGFTGFILDNTIPGTREQRGMIAWNPQSQHGKDNSQESLTSYDLPFCMSYIKRWRWTRYLPLCPTFGTKRGIEN from the exons ATGGAGCTCGAACCTGTTGCCTACAG gtTAGATATGAATAACAAAGCTTTAGACATTGATTTGAATGAGATCAAGGACCTGGATGAGAACTTGACCACTGTAGTGAATACTGATGAAGAAAAGGATTTTCAAGATCAAGTCCGGAAATTagaattgaagtatgcagtggATGATATCCCACCCTGGTATGAATGTTTTTCCTTTGGGTTTCAA CAATGTGTGATGCTGATGAGTACAAATTTGGTGAAACCCTTTCTCTTGATTGATATCTTATGTGTGCCAGAGGAAGAACGAGGGATTTTGTTTGGCCATTTGTTTAGTGCCATCACGTTTGCTGGAGCTGTAGGAACATTCCTTCAGTGTACGTTTGGTACAAG ATTACCAATCATACAAGGCAATGCTTTTACATACTACATACCAGCCTTACTTATCATGAATCTTCCGCAATGGAAATGTGCCCTGACAG AGCCTAGTTCAGTGAACGGAACTATAAATGCTTCAAACTCCGACGTAACAACATCTGATAGAATGAGAGAG ATACAAGGCGCAGTGGTGATTGCAGGCTTGTTTCAAACTCTTCTAGGACTAAGTGGATTATTTGGTTTACTTTTGCGATTTATTGGACCTTTAACTATAGCACCTACAGTATGTTTGCTTGGCTTAACCATATCCTTGTCGGCTTTGAATGATGTCAGTAAGCACTGGGGTATTGCCTTTAT GACAGTCTGCTTGGTTTTAATATTCAGTCAATATTTAGATAAAGTAAATGTTCCATACCCTACGTTTAGTAAAGGCACAGGTTGCACTAGAGGTTACTCAAGGTtatttgctctttattcg ATACTCTTCGCTATCTGTATTTCTTGGTTCTTTTGTTGGATATTAACTTTAACAAATGTTTTTACTGATGATAAAACTGACCCATCCTACCAAGCCAGAACTGATAGGAATTCAAAATCAGTGGCTGGAATTCCATGGGTGTGGTTCCCTGTTCCAC TCAGGTGGGGTtcaccaacatttggtgttgCTGCTATAGTTGGTATGTGTTGTGGTGTACTTGTCTCAACCATAGAGTCCATTGGTGATTATTATGCAGCAGCCAAATTGAGTGgcgtaccaccaccaccatcacatgCCGTCAATCGCGGTATTTCTACAGAAGGAATTGCTGGCATAATAGCTGGCGTGTGGGGTTCACTCGGACTTACGTCATACTCAGCTAATATCGGTGCTATGGCCATAACTAGG GTTAGCAGTCGTCGTGTATTTCAGTATGTAAGTCTGATAGCATTATCATTTGCATTGTTTGGTAAAATTGCAGCCATTATGTCAACagtaccagcaccagtaatggGAGGAATATTATTGGTCAACTCTG GTTTGATGTTTGCAGTCGGTGCAGCCAATCTACAatatgtgaatatgaatatgcCGAGAAATTTAAGTATTTTTGGATTTGCCATTGTGACCGGTTTAATAATACCAGAATATTTCATGgcaaatgatgacatcatagacaCAG GTGTCCTTGAGATTGATCAGGTCTTTTCTGTGTTATTGACTACCAGAATGTTTGTTGCTGGCTTTACAGGTTTCATTCTGGATAACACAATACCAG GTACACGTGAACAACGTGGAATGATAGCCTGGAATCCCCAAAGTCAACATGGAAAAGACAATAGTCAAGAATCACTTACTTCGTACGATCTTCCTTTCTGTATGTCTTACATAAAACGCTGGAGGTGGACTCGATATCTACCTCTATGCCCAACCTTTGGTACAAAACGTGGTATAGAAAATTAG